A region of the Pseudomonadota bacterium genome:
CAAATTGTAGTACATATCCTACAGACAAAATAATTGTATTGTTATACATATTTATACAATTTATAAAAGGTCCAAATTATCCGTAATGAAGAGACGGGAACCAAGGGTCTAATAAATGGATTTAACTAAGCACCATAAAAATTTAAAATTAAAAGGATGGTAAGTTATGAAAAAGATTTTAGGAATGTTTCTTATGATCGCGATAATTCTGCTTGCCGGGAATCTCCTGCATGCTGCTATCATCTACGAACAATATGGAGGGCCTGTAGGAGGGAATAATCCGTTTTGTTACAACAATCTCTTTGTTGCCCAGGACTTCACAGTTGCCAGCGACTCTAATTTGACAAAACTCACTTTCAATGCTTTTACAACAGCCGAAACCGTGCCTCTTACCGACATTTATGCAAAAATTTACTCAAACAATAATGGAGTTCCTGGATCACTTATTTATGACAACCATATCACGGGGTCTTTTACCGGTGTTGCAACCGGCACCTTCGAGTATTATACTTTGCGCGATTACGAAATAACTCTACCAAGTCAAAATCTGACAACAGGAACTTACTGGCTGGCGTTAAAGGTAGCCCCCGCACAGTGGGATATGCACTGGTCAATTCCTACTAATGATACAATCGGGTATGTAAGCAAATC
Encoded here:
- a CDS encoding VPLPA-CTERM sorting domain-containing protein encodes the protein MKKILGMFLMIAIILLAGNLLHAAIIYEQYGGPVGGNNPFCYNNLFVAQDFTVASDSNLTKLTFNAFTTAETVPLTDIYAKIYSNNNGVPGSLIYDNHITGSFTGVATGTFEYYTLRDYEITLPSQNLTTGTYWLALKVAPAQWDMHWSIPTNDTIGYVSKSNYYGGTIWDDYGTEHSFRLESSAVPLPSALLLFAPGLAGLAALRRRFTK